From a region of the Pecten maximus chromosome 18, xPecMax1.1, whole genome shotgun sequence genome:
- the LOC117317025 gene encoding uncharacterized protein LOC117317025, whose amino-acid sequence MSRVLDTHNFAGKRQGSQGAEEMDLQIEVESEEMRDFLKQEEWKSGDRCMVSGCPVSKSFVRGMAYVDHWAKVHLPQTYLYQCVRCGQKWALRTRATRHSRTVHRTEDLPRRLTVPNRHYVDPGAVSPPPGLQPPNNQAPPSPRTPEPVQEAVQRPNVETRPWRLVEMGPRQPSTLWALALRCSRRILKANREKRAKERGLMVETSLVDYLHLIHEEN is encoded by the coding sequence AAATGGACCTACAGATTGAGGTAGAGTCAGAGGAAATGAGGGACTTCCTTAAACAGGAGGAGTGGAAAAGCGGGGACCGCTGCATGGTTTCAGGGTGCCCTGTCTCCAAGTCCTTTGTACGGGGGATGGCATATGTGGACCACTGGGCCAAGGTACATCTGCCCCAGACATATTTATACCAGTGTGTCAGGTGCGGGCAGAAGTGGGCATTGCGGACCAGGGCCACCCGACACAGCCGGACAGTACATAGGACGGAGGATCTGCCCAGGAGGTTGACTGTGCCTAATCGACACTACGTCGACCCTGGCGCAGTGTCACCACCCCCAGGTCTACAACCACCAAACAACCAGGCACCACCAAGCCCCAGGACGCCGGAACCCGTGCAGGAGGCAGTGCAGAGACCTAATGTGGAGACCAGGCCATGGAGATTGGTGGAGATGGGACCGAGGCAACCATCAACCCTATGGGCGCTGGCCCTTAGATGCTCCAGGAGAATACTGAAGGCCAACAGGGAGAAGAGAGCCAAGGAGAGGGGACTTATGGTGGAAACCAGCCTGGTGGACTATCTCCACCTCATCCATGAGGAAAACTAA